A region from the Bactrocera dorsalis isolate Fly_Bdor chromosome 1, ASM2337382v1, whole genome shotgun sequence genome encodes:
- the LOC105227813 gene encoding RNA-binding protein 7, protein MWQAQQIAAIQMANQLLYAMSAPPSYSLNQRPPHLGSPAYDDTAADTDDEDDEKLRTLFVGNLDDRVSEDLLYEVFLQAGPLESVRLPKDNGGRTRGFGFVVYSHRCTPIYAVQLFAGLMLFRKMLTIKPQGDTNASNKRRSFPNDCERYTHRPGDNSMLRSTSYPSFYDPAMNDLPTSPQSSNPFRINSPDSPSTHSSSRERGNRDRERDRDVDRDWVTNHSNKHSRSHPYRRDDRRERDESNRKRR, encoded by the coding sequence ATGTGGCAAGCTCAGCAAATAGCAGCAATCCAAATGGCGAATCAATTGCTTTATGCAATGTCAGCACCGCCAAGCTACTCGCTAAATCAACGGCCGCCGCACTTAGGTTCGCCAGCTTATGATGATACGGCCGCAGACACAGACGATGAAGATGATGAAAAGTTACGTACGCTCTTTGTTGGCAATTTAGATGATCGAGTTTCAGAAGATTTACTCTATGAAGTTTTTCTACAAGCTGGTCCTCTAGAGTCTGTACGTCTGCCCAAGGACAATGGCGGTCGTACACGCGGCTTTGGTTTTGTTGTGTACTCACATCGCTGCACGCCAATTTATGCTGTGCAATTATTTGCTGGCTTAATGCTTTTCCGCAAAATGTTAACAATTAAACCGCAAGGTGATACAAATGCGTCAAATAAGCGTCGTTCGTTTCCCAATGATTGTGAGCGCTACACGCATCGGCCGGGTGATAATAGTATGCTACGCAGCACAAGTTATCCAAGTTTCTATGATCCAGCTATGAATGATCTTCCAACCTCGCCTCAATCATCTAATCCGTTTCGTATAAATTCGCCCGATTCGCCCAGTACACATAGTAGTAGTCGGGAAAGAGGAAATAGAGACCGAGAGCGTGATAGAGATGTTGACCGAGACTGGGTCACCAATCATTCAAATAAACATTCTCGCTCGCATCCTTACAGACGTGATGATCGCCGTGAACGCGACGAAAGCAATCGTAAACGTAGGTAA
- the LOC105227814 gene encoding uncharacterized protein LOC105227814 isoform X1, translating to MELRNAKQKDYKSKLMNLGLYEEGMKLEEMRQVMQVLEESELECETIFFQNDLERALKESELDFDQMYCDVHSSTLIKPDHNRNFNIVRLLPQCSPNTPVKYIPNSDALPFDSPEIASEKIAVKAIVHHELNYSPMKVKHEFGKPLPQDFKFPSKTFNQDNNTLKKKMEEKNENSDVHMIKRSRLLTSSPEIHRNSEESHSQCDSDELGPITDDSHSDPSF from the exons ATGGAACTTAGAAATGCTAAACAAAAGGATTACAAATCAAAGCTTATGA ATTTAGGGCTTTATGAAGAAGGAATGAAACTGGAAGAGATGCGGCAAGTGATGCAAGTACTGGAGGAATCTGAATTAGAATGCgaaacaattttctttcaaaacgATCTGGAGCGTGCTCTGAAA gaAAGTGAGCTGGACTTTGACCAGATGTACTGTGATGTGCACTCATCCACATTAATCAAACCCGATCATAACAGGAATTTTAATATTGTGAGACTATTACCACAGTG tAGCCCCAACACCCCGGTGAAATATATTCCGAACTCTGACGCTTTACCTTTCGACAGTCCTGAAATAGCGTCCGAAAAAATTGCTGTAAAAGCCATAGTGCATCATGAGCTAAACTATAGCCCTATGAAAGTGAAACATGAGTTTGGAAAGCCATTACCGCAGGACTTCAAGTTTCCGTCCAAAACATTTAACCAAGATAATAACaccttgaaaaagaaaatggaggagaaaaatgaaaattcggATGTCCATATGATTAAGCGCTCGCGGTTGCTAACTTCGTCTCCTGAAATACATAGGAATAGTGAAGAAAGTCATTCTCAGTGTGACTCTGACGAACTTGGTCCAATCACAGATGATAGTCATTCTGACCCATCGTTTTGA
- the LOC105227814 gene encoding uncharacterized protein LOC105227814 isoform X2 has translation MELRNAKQKDYKSKLMNLGLYEEGMKLEEMRQVMQVLEESELECETIFFQNDLERALKESELDFDQMYCDVHSSTLIKPDHNRNFNIVRLLPQCPNTPVKYIPNSDALPFDSPEIASEKIAVKAIVHHELNYSPMKVKHEFGKPLPQDFKFPSKTFNQDNNTLKKKMEEKNENSDVHMIKRSRLLTSSPEIHRNSEESHSQCDSDELGPITDDSHSDPSF, from the exons ATGGAACTTAGAAATGCTAAACAAAAGGATTACAAATCAAAGCTTATGA ATTTAGGGCTTTATGAAGAAGGAATGAAACTGGAAGAGATGCGGCAAGTGATGCAAGTACTGGAGGAATCTGAATTAGAATGCgaaacaattttctttcaaaacgATCTGGAGCGTGCTCTGAAA gaAAGTGAGCTGGACTTTGACCAGATGTACTGTGATGTGCACTCATCCACATTAATCAAACCCGATCATAACAGGAATTTTAATATTGTGAGACTATTACCACAGTG CCCCAACACCCCGGTGAAATATATTCCGAACTCTGACGCTTTACCTTTCGACAGTCCTGAAATAGCGTCCGAAAAAATTGCTGTAAAAGCCATAGTGCATCATGAGCTAAACTATAGCCCTATGAAAGTGAAACATGAGTTTGGAAAGCCATTACCGCAGGACTTCAAGTTTCCGTCCAAAACATTTAACCAAGATAATAACaccttgaaaaagaaaatggaggagaaaaatgaaaattcggATGTCCATATGATTAAGCGCTCGCGGTTGCTAACTTCGTCTCCTGAAATACATAGGAATAGTGAAGAAAGTCATTCTCAGTGTGACTCTGACGAACTTGGTCCAATCACAGATGATAGTCATTCTGACCCATCGTTTTGA